Genomic segment of Chelmon rostratus isolate fCheRos1 chromosome 2, fCheRos1.pri, whole genome shotgun sequence:
CCCTAAAGACACACTATCCTGTTGGGAATACTTGGAACTAAAGAGATTTGGACAGACACACCTGTCACCCGGCGTCACATTGCCAAAAATCTGTGCACATCATATCTACCTGAAATTAACACCCAAAAATGCAAATATCCTGAAAACCAGTATGCAGTGGTCAAAGAGCCCCAATCAAACATGACAGTTACTGCAGGAGGATAGCTTCAAACTTTAATTACATAAAATTTTGATTGTCTGGGTTTTGGCAGAATCAAATTAAGACTGTGCTTTTGAGCAAATGGCAGCAAATAATAAGCAGTAATGAGATTCTGACCGGCCTTCACAGGCTCCTCTCCAGCATCTCACAAGCACACAAGCAAATGACCCACACCGGCTTAGTCCAACTGACACGCATCTGAGCCACGAAATATCTTTCTGGATATCGTATAATATCAACACCACGCTGCCTTGATTTCAGAgtatctcattttattttttgttaattgttATTTCCTGCCGCTCGGATAAAGGTGCTCATTTAATGACTGACGCGAGGCACAGAACGCCAACAAGACACCGAGCATGCACGTGTCCAAAATAACATTGCATTGCGCCATCCTTCCGAAAGCGTTTTGATTTTCAGTCGTTCCTCATAAATCAGGGTGCATTACCCCCTTCGCTCTGCCCTCACCGTGAGGACATGTGAGTCGCAGGATCAAAGTCATGTTGAAAAATCCTATTGTACTGGAGTGAACTCCTCTTTCCGGAGGGATTAAAGGTGTCTTACTTCCCTCACATGTCAACAACTGTGACTGTTGCTATTATAGTTCTGTGGATCACCACTTGCCCAATTAAGCTGCTTTAAGACTTGGGTGTCCTCTCATGCTCACCAGGGCCCAGAATATCATATACAACACAAAATGTAGTTAATATGCACCACTGTGCCGTGTTTGTCAAAATTTCCCAAATTAACTTAAAATCATGCAGCAACAAATCCTGATATTAAGTGTCCGTGTGTAGAATTATTCCCTTGCATATAAAAGAataagaaacaacaacaacaacaaaaatgcttTGAACTTTAAGTTGCTTTATTGATTATTCACTTTTGCATTGATGGAGTTGCTGCAGGATTAAATGAAGGCGAATTCTGGCtctacttttttatttacatgttagTCAAAAGTCTCCAGCTAATCCCCAAGTGAACTGAAATCCGCTTTCAAATAAGATTATTCGGGCATTTTGTGTCTTAACCTAATCAGCTGATAGTTTTAATTACAGGTCAAAATAAGTTTACTTATGCTTGCTTTGTCACTGTGTATCATTGCCAAGCAGCACAACATGGCTGTAATTTGATTGTGACCTAATCCCATCCGATTCCTCTGTAGCATAAGTATAAAAGGTTAAGTCAGATGTGTTGCACCAGTCACCCAAGGAAGCTGCAAGTGACAAAAAAGGCTGAGTGCTGGGGATCTCCTTGTAAGATCAGAATGGCAGAGGAATGGGGAAAACAGGCATTTGCTGCCAGGCGGTACCATGAAGATACAACACGGGGGGCTGCTTTTGTTTACACAAACAGCAATCATACCAGAGGTACAGTATTATCCTTTTATTTTATccttttaatcatttaatgGGAATGTTAGTGGTAAAAGTTATTGCAAGGTGACAGACATTCATCTATGTATTGATTAGACAGCTGAgctggggttagggttagggttagggttatacTCTGTATAATTACATGAATTAAAGATTGTTGCTGTCTCCTCACCTGAGACGGATCCAGACTTTTTATCTCACTAGGTCCTCATTCTCCAAACGGTGTAAATAAGACAATGTGGATGTGTGAGACTACATTTGAAATAGTGAGACTATATATAagattgttttgctttgttttgttttgggcaGATCCTTTTGAGGGTCCCAATTACCATATCGCTCCTCGATGGGTTTACAACGTAGCAACAGTCTGGATGTTTATTGTGGTCATCTTATCAGTCTTCACCAATGGTCTCGTCTTGGTCGCCACAGCAAAGTTCAAGAAACTCCGTCACCCTCTTAACTGGATCTTGGTCAATCTTGCAATTGCTGATCTTGGAGAGACAGTTTTTGCCAGCACCATCAGTGTATGCAACCAGGTTTTTGGTTACTTCATTCTCGGACACCCAATGTGCATCTTTGAGGGATACGTTGTCTCAGTTTGTGGTAAGTGGTCATGGTTTTTTCTCCTTGTTGGAAAGGTGGAAAAGAGGATTCTCGGTGCTGCATATGCTATCACTGTGTGGGTTAAATACTGCCTGTCCTGCTTCCTTACTCAGGCATTACTGCTCTGTGGTCCCTGACTATCATATCCTGGGAGAGATGGATAGTTGTGTGCAAGCCTTTTGGAAACATTAAGTTTGATGCCAAATGGGCCACAGGTGGAATAGTGTTCTCCTGGGTCTGGTCAGCGGTGTGGTGTGCTCCCCCTATCTTTGGATGGAGCAGGTAACCTGGTGcttatcttaaaaaaacatgagttTTGAATTTGTCAGTGGAAACATAAACTGAACCTCTTCTTGCATCAGGTACTGGCCTCATGGACTGAAGACGTCCTGTGGACCTGATGTATTCAGTGGAAGTGAGGACCCTGGAGTCCAGTCCTACATGATTGTTCTTATGGTTACATGCTGTTTAATTCCTCTGGCTATCATCATCTTGTGCTACCTTGCTGTCTGGTTGGCCATCCGTGCCGTAAGTTATGTTTCCTGCAGTTTTCTACTCTCTATAAAGTAGACCACAGCCTGGCAGAGTCTCACGCTCTGCTGACTTGCTGTTCACAGGTTGCAATGCAGCAGAAGGAATCAGAGTCAACccagaaagcagagagagaagtaTCCAGGATGGTCGTTGTCATGATCGTGGCATACTGTGTCTGCTGGGGACCTTACACCTTTTTTGCCTGCTTTGCTGCGGCTAACCCTGGATACGCCTTCCATCCTCTGGCTGCTGCCATGCCTGCATACTTTGCCAAGAGTGCCACCATCTACAACCCAGTTATCTATGTCTTCATGAACCGACAGGTTGGCACAACACTCACACTGCCACATTGATCAAATTTCTATTTCTATGTCTAAATTAATGTGTTtggtttatcttttttttaaaaaaatttattattattctttccCTGTCAGTTCCGTGTATGCATCATGAAGCTCTTTGGCAAAGAAGTGGATGATGGCTCTGAAGTATCCACATCAAAGACAGAGGtctcctctgtggctcctgCATAAACCTCCATGTTGTCCCTTTTGGAAAAAAACTGAGAACCATTGTGATTTGTACAGCAAATATTTAttcttcttattgtttttttttagtaaatatAGCTTTCTGgcaaatggaaaaacacaaaaatacataaagCAAATATTGTGATTGTATTACTGGTCTTTTTTCAGATGTacttaaatatttaaacatatGGAAAGTTTTCCTTTGGTGATTCTTGTAACGCCGACCTCAGAGAGAGAACCTGGAACATTTTCCCTGGTGTTAATGTCACTGTTTAGCAAGAGACCTTCATCATTTTACTGTCCTGATTCTTGCTGATCTTAACAAGACAACTTATTTCCACAACAGTCTCAGATTTTGTCCAGGCGGTCAGTAATTCTTTCCTGTTGACTACACTGTTGAAGGTACATGGTTTACTGAATTGCTAAGTTTGCTTGATGACTTTATCCTtatacacacacaacttcaAACGCAATGAATTCaagaaaacttttcatttttgggTCAGAATTACTCCCACAGTGGATTTGTGTGGGTTTGTGATGATCATGAGTTGTCTGAGCTGGAGGGGGAAGATAAAATAAGAACAGTCTGCCCACTACAGCATCCCTCCACAACAAACACTATCAGACACAAACCTGAGAAAAGGATTATCACATGTTATGTAGACAAGACCACATGATTAGCCATGTGGATCCACTTCAGATAATTGTAGTAAGTACAAAAGCAAGTTTATGTTGCACCTTTCAAGAAGATGTCGCAAAGagacaaaagcacaaattacAGAGCAACAGACATGAAACGCAGACATCAAGCTAAAAAGAATAAGATTAAATAAGATATTAAAATTTAACAAACGTAACTTCAGTCAAATAGATCTTGAGCTCccaaaaaaagctaaaaaaaaaaacttttttagGAGCTACAACCTCAAAACCACAGTcataaaatacatcaaaaagGTATTAATTCTACAATAAAGTGCTAATACGCATACAGAAACATTTGGAAATTAAGGACAATAGAGGGAACATTTACAGATTTCTTTCCTTGTAGGATCCATCCTATTCCTCTTCGGAGGTCTTAGTCCCACATGGAGGTCTTAACAAATCTGTGAGGTGGTTTCTTGTGAGGAAACTGGACAAAACACCAGATTAAACCGTCATAGCAGCCTTGGTTAGCCTCTGCTTTGCCCCTGAAGTGAGCTGTCATACCAGAGAGATTAAAAGGTTATAGTAAACATGCCAGCGGTAATTGAGCCAATCAGTTTATTGGAACAACCTGAGGCGTCCCCTACAACCCTcattctcattcccagagcCTCAAATATGGCCGATTTGTCATGCCCCTGCTCATttcatacagatgcacaaggtgACCTTTAGTGTGTATGAGACAAACTGTCTTTCAACGGAGTCCAACGTAAACCCATCCGCGGCAAACTTTGCTATAATTCTGTGGTAgttgtactttatttgagtatCTTCACCTACATTACACTTAAGGTAAACTATATTTTAGTTGGAAGTCTTGTCCTTTTTAGTCCACTACTTTTaactgacagctgtgtttttttgttactttgcacACAcaatatatgcatgcatgcatttatgtCTGTCCGTTGGTCCACTAATTTGGTTCAGATTGAATTATCTCAAGAACCATCAACCATGGAATTTTGTCCAGGTATTTGAGCCTCTAATTACTTTGGTGACGCTCTGACTTTCATATGTCATCATTATTTAAAATTTACATGTGCCCAGTTCTTTGGTGTGTGACCAAATACTACAAAACAAACGTCGTTCTCACCAGACTCATCTATTATTTCTGCAAAGTACAGTGGCATGCAAAGCTTTGGGCACCCCTGGTCAAAAtgtctgttactgtgaatactTAATTGAGTAGAAGATGAACTGATCTCCAAAAGTAATcaagttaaagatgaaacatcctCTTCAccattttaagcaagattagtGCTTAATTTTTCCAAAGTCTCAGACCTTAATCAGCTTGTTAGGGTTAACAAGGGCAAGGTTTGATCAGAGTCCCCATCAGGAAAGGCcaagtgatgcaaatttcaaagcaaTGGGCTCCTTTAAGAAGCTGCGTagcaaaattaaaataattgatgccCACAGAAGAGAAGGCTGTAAGAAGATAAAGTGTTTTCGGGTTGCTATTTCCTCAGTTTTTAagtaattaagaaatggcagttaaCAGAAACAGTGCATGTCAAGTTGAGGTCTAGAAGACCAAGAAAACTCTCTGAATAACCTCAAAAGCTGAACCACTACatcaaaacactcacaaacaccAATTTTTCAAACAGTCAACTATGCAAAACTCTGTTATCTCTCATTAAACAGGACTGATGATTTTTGGTGGTTTTAATATTAACTGGtctgacaaaaaagaaacaa
This window contains:
- the LOC121611718 gene encoding red-sensitive opsin, whose translation is MAEEWGKQAFAARRYHEDTTRGAAFVYTNSNHTRDPFEGPNYHIAPRWVYNVATVWMFIVVILSVFTNGLVLVATAKFKKLRHPLNWILVNLAIADLGETVFASTISVCNQVFGYFILGHPMCIFEGYVVSVCGITALWSLTIISWERWIVVCKPFGNIKFDAKWATGGIVFSWVWSAVWCAPPIFGWSRYWPHGLKTSCGPDVFSGSEDPGVQSYMIVLMVTCCLIPLAIIILCYLAVWLAIRAVAMQQKESESTQKAEREVSRMVVVMIVAYCVCWGPYTFFACFAAANPGYAFHPLAAAMPAYFAKSATIYNPVIYVFMNRQFRVCIMKLFGKEVDDGSEVSTSKTEVSSVAPA